In Stenotrophomonas sp. ASS1, the following proteins share a genomic window:
- a CDS encoding TetR/AcrR family transcriptional regulator codes for MAAPKKTAARGRPPSITRERIADAGIAMTLPELSFVGVAAALGVSHIALYKHVANLAALRELVAEAIFERWQAPALDADADVSIEADLRAFQRSLRALVDANPGLAPFLVSHGAKTPEMLARIQRHHAEFSRVHDLPLEQAAWLLSTVAYHAVALADTVYSRHAVVDTTRRPLDRKAQEAEFDRSMEALIIGALAMCGRMAGAR; via the coding sequence ATGGCTGCACCGAAAAAGACCGCTGCCCGTGGGCGACCGCCCAGCATCACCCGCGAGCGCATCGCCGACGCCGGCATTGCCATGACGCTGCCGGAGCTGAGCTTCGTGGGCGTGGCGGCGGCGCTGGGGGTCAGCCACATCGCGCTGTACAAGCATGTGGCGAATCTGGCGGCACTGCGCGAGCTGGTGGCCGAGGCGATCTTCGAGCGTTGGCAGGCACCGGCACTGGATGCCGACGCCGATGTTTCCATCGAAGCGGACCTTCGCGCATTCCAGCGTTCATTGCGGGCGCTGGTGGATGCCAATCCGGGCCTGGCGCCCTTCCTGGTCAGCCACGGCGCGAAGACGCCGGAGATGCTGGCCCGCATCCAGCGCCACCATGCCGAGTTCAGTCGCGTGCACGATCTGCCGCTGGAGCAGGCAGCGTGGCTGCTGTCGACCGTGGCGTATCACGCCGTGGCGTTGGCCGACACCGTGTACTCGCGGCATGCGGTGGTGGATACCACGCGACGCCCGCTGGATCGGAAGGCGCAGGAGGCCGAGTTCGACCGCAGCATGGAAGCGTTGATCATCGGTGCATTGGCGATGTGCGGGCGCATGGCAGGCGCGAGGTAA